The Candidatus Defluviibacterium haderslevense DNA window TAAAAATTTATTGTATAAAGGTTATACCATTCAACCTTACTCACCGGCTGCCGGAACTGGATTAAGTTCCCATGAAGTAAATCAACCAGGATGTTATCGCGAAGTTAAAGATTTATCAGCAGTGGCATTATTTCAAGTTGATGTATCATCATATAATGAAAAACAACAATTAATCTTTAAACATTTCCCTATATCCATTGCTGCCTGGACTACTACACCTTGGACCTTGCCAAGTAATACTGCCTTGGCTGTTGGAGAAAAAATTAAATATTGTTTGGTTGAAACCTGGAATCCATACACTAAGGATAAAAATTATATTGTCATGGCACAGGCTTTAGTTTCAAAATGGTTTAAGCCAGAACATGAATATGCTTCTAATGAAGAACTTCCCGAACCTATTGATAAATTAATTCATTATAAAATACTTCTAGATGAGATTACTGGGATTGATTTGGTAGGCTTAAAATATGAACCGTTATTTAATTATGCTAGACCTTCAGAGGGTAAATCTTATGAAGTAATAAGTGGAGATTTTGTTTCTACCGAAGATGGTACCGGTATTGTACATATTGCCCCATCCTTTGGAGCAGATGATATGAGAGTGGCTAAAAAGAATGGCATTGGAGCGCTAACTTTAGTGGATAAACAAGGTCGATTCACAGATGAAGTATATGATTTTGCGCATGAATATGTAAAGGAAGATTATTTGTCTATTGAAGAAAAAGAAAGTGAAAAAATTCGACTTGGATTAGACCGATACTTATCGGTTGACGAAAGATTGATTATTAAATTAAAGAAAGAAGGTAAATTACTTAATGCTCAGAAATATTCCCACAATTATCCGCATTGCTGGCGGACAGATAAACCTATTTTGTATTATCCATTAGACAGTTGGTTTATCAATGTGACTTCCAAAAAGGATCGTTTGGTAGAACTCAACAAAACCATTAATTGGAAACCAGAATCTACCGGTACTGGTCGTTTTGGAAATTGGTTAGAGAATCTTCAAGATTGGAATTTGTCTAGATCCCGATTTTGGGGAATTCCATTACCTATATGGAGAAATGAAAGTGGTACCGTTACTAAATGCATTGGTTCAATGGCCATGTTAGCGGAAGAAATTAATAAAGCAAATGTCAAATTCAATTTAAAACAAACATTGCCAAAAGATTTACATCGTCCTTTTATTGATGAAATCGTTTTAGTGAGTGATGACGGAAATGAAAAATTGGTACGCGAAACTGATCTCATTGATGTTTGGTTTGATAGTGGAGCTATGCCTTATGCACAGATACATTATCCATTCTCGGGAGAAAAACTCGAGGGTAAATTATTTCCAGCTGATTTTATTGCAGAGGGGGTTGACCAAACTCGTGGATGGTTTTATACTTTGCATGCTATAGCTGGGTTGGTATTTGATAGTGTAGCTTATAAAACCGTGGTTTCAAATGGCCTAGTTCTTGACAAGAATGGTGAAAAAATGTCAAAACGCAAAGGAAATGTTGTCGATCCTTTTGAAACTATAAACACCTTCGGTGCAGATGCTCCAAGATGGTATATGGTGAGTAATGCTGATCCGTGGGAGAATTTAAAATTTGATCTCGATGGAATTATGGAGGTTCGCAATAAGTTTTTTGGAACATTATTCAATACTTATAATTTCTTTGCAATATATGCTAATGTAGACCAATTCAAAATGGACCACCAAAGCAAAGTTCCAATACAGGAAAGGCCAGAATTGGATCAATGGATCATTTCTAAATTACAATCTTTGATCAAAGGGTATCGTAAGTTTATGGATGATTACGAACCAACACAGGCTACTCGGCTTGTAGAAATTTTTGTTGGAAATGATTTATCAAATTGGCATGTTAGATTGTCGCGAAAACGTTTTTGGAGAACCGATTCGACTATAGAAAAGAAGGCTGCATTTGAAACTTTATATGAATGTTTATATACAGTGAGTCAATTGATAGCACCCTTTGCACCATTTTTTGGAGAATGGCTTTACAGAGGACTTACCCTTCAACATGAACCATCTGGTCAATCGAATTCGAATGCAATTTCAGTTCATCTAACAGACTTACCAGTTTGTAATGAAGGATGGATAGATTTAGCCATGGAGCGAAGAATGGAGCTTGCTCAGAACATCTCTTCATTAGTACTTTCATTGCGAAAAGGTCAAAAAATCCGTGTAAGACAACCTTTAAAACAAATATTAATTCCAATCATTGCTGATCAGATGAAATTGGATATTATTAAAATTGAAGAATTAATTAAAGCAGAAGTTAACATTAAGGAGATTAATTTTATCACCAATCAAGATAATATTATTGTTCGTAAAGCCAAACCTAATTTTAGAAATCTTGGGAAAAAATTGGGTAAGAATATGCAAGCCGCTATAACTATCATTCAAGATCTTGAAGCAAGTCAATTGGACGTTTTGCAGACGGGCCATTCCATTCAAATTGTTGTTGATGGACTTTCTTACGAAATTGGGAAAGATGATGTGGAAATTATTTCAGAAGATATCCCAGGTTGGTTAGTTGGTACGAGTGATCATATTACTGTAGCATTAGATATCAGTATAACGGATGCGTTGTTAGCTGAAGGAACGGCTCGCGAATTGATCAATAGAATTCAAAATATTCGAAAACTGAAAGATTATCAAATTACAGATCGCATTAAGGTACAATTGGAATCTCATGCATCAATACTTTCTGCATTAGAGGCTCATAAACAATTAATTTGTACAGAGACTTTGTCAAAATCAATTGAATTGGTCAATTCAACATTTGAAGAAAAAATGGATTTATTTGAAGATTGTGTACTTGGATATAGTATCGATTTAGCATAAAAAGATATTATAATAATTTGATATAAGTATTTAAAAATAGGCAAATTGCCAGTTATTTTGATAATTTGCTGTTAATTTTAGGGCATATTGGACTTTTCCCATGAATTATATGTTACCTTTGATTATTAAATTTAAATTTTTATATAATGAGTAAAGGAATTGTTAAGTTTTTCAATGATGCCAAAGGTTTTGGTTTCATTAAGGATTCAGAATCAAGTAAAGAGTATTTTGTACACGTTAATGGAATAGTCGATAAGATTAGAGAAAACGACGAAGTAACTTTTGACCTTGAGGAAGGAAGAAAAGGATTAAATGCAGTAAACGTTAGACAAGCATAGTTTAATTATTTGCCTATTTAAAATTTATAGCCCTACAAAATTGTGGGGCTATTTTTTTTGTATTACTCTCAACTTATATTGAAAAACTAAACCAGTTTATTCTTGTTAGATTAAGAAACAAAATAAAATCTGGGACTAAGTGTCTTTAAAGAGGAAAAACATATGAATCGTTATTTATCATATATATTATTCTTGAACCTATTGTGTTGGGTGTCCTGTAAAGAATCAAAAACTGCAGAAGGTCCAAATAGTTCGACAACAGCTGTACGGGCAATGACAGCAGATGGATATATTGTTAAAGAAAGTACATTGTCCGAATCTGTTTCTACACCTGGAAACATAATTCCATTTGAATCAACAGATATCCAATCTGAAGTATCCGGTCGGATTACCTTTCTTAATATTAAAGAAGGAGCCACGGTACCTTCTGGATTTTTATTAGCAAGTGTAAATGATGAGGAATTGCAAGCAAGATTAAAAAAGTTAAAAATCCAATTACAAATTGCACAAAATACCGAAAAGCGACAATCTGAGTTATTACAGATTAAAGGCATTGGGCAACAAGAATATGAAATGTCACTACTTGAATTAAATAATTTAAAAGCAGATATTGAAATTATTGCATCTCAAATAGAGAAAACCAAAATCAAAGCACCATATGCTGGAAGATTAGGACTGCGATCAATAAGCTTTGGGGCTTACATTACTCCTCAAACGATATTAACCACTATTAGTCAGGTTAACCAGTTGAAATTGGAATTTTTATTAAACGAAAAAAATATCAATAAAATAAAAATTGGGGATCCAATACAATTTACTTGTAATGGCAGTAATAAAATCTATAAGGCTCGCATTATAGCTATGGAGACTGGTATTGAAATTAATAGTCGATCACTTAAAGTTAGAGCTTTGGTAGATAATAATGATGGGTTCATTAAGCCCGGAAATTTTGCAAATGTATTATTTGAATTTGATCCTAATAATAAAGCACTCATGATTCCCACACAAGCTGTTATTCCTCAAGCTAGGGATAAGAAAGTAATTGTCTATAAAGGGGGGAATGTTGTATTCCAAAAAGTTATTCTGGGAATGAGAGACTCATCAAAAATTCAGATTGTCTCGGGACTATCCGTAGGTGATACGATACTCATCAGTGGTCTATTATCCATTAAGCCCAATTCAAAAGTTGCTTTAAATCCATTGACCGAATAACTGGAATACTATGAATATTTCCCATTTTAGTTTGAGAAGACCAGTGTTTGCAGTGGTCATGAATATTGTAATTGTTTTATTCGGTATCATTGGATTTAGATTTTTAGGTGTTAGAGATTTTCCGGCCATTGATCCTCCTACAGTATCCATAAAAACAAATTATCCAGGTGCCAATGCAGATATCATTGAATCACAAATATCTGAACCATTAGAGAAAGCCATCAATGGGATTGCCGGAATTAAAAATATTACCTCATTAAGTAGTCAAGGATCAAGCAGCATAAATGTTGAATTTGAGCTGAATGAAGACATGGAATCAGCAGCTAATGATGTTAGGGATAAAGTAGCACAAGCCATTCGAAATTTACCTTCTGATTTAGATGCACCACCTGTAGTAAGTAAGGCCGATGCTAGCTCTGAATCGATTTTGTCCATGACCGTCAAAAGTGATACGAAAAACCAATTGGAACTTACTGAATTTGCAAACAATAATTTATTAGAAAAGCTTCAAACTATTCCTGGGGTGAGTAGTATTATGATTTGGGGTGAGAAAAAATATGCGATGCGCATCTGGATGGATCCAGTTAAGTTGAATGCATTTGGGCTTACTGTTCAAGATATTCAAGAAGCCTTGATTAAGGAGAATATTGAGATGCCCGCAGGAAAAATATCTGGAAATACGAGTGAGTTATCCGTTAGAACATTTGGAAGATTACAAACAGAAGAAGATTTTAATCAATTAATCATCAAGAATCTTGGTGGATCTGAGATTAGAATCAAAGACATTGGGGAAGCAGTTCTTGGCCCGGAAAATGAAGAAACCGTACTTAAAGAAAGTGGTGTACCCATGATCGGTATGGCATTATCTCCACAGCCAGGAGCTAATTATGTTGCTATTTCTGATGAATTTTATAAGCGTTATGAACAAATCAAAAAAGACTTACCCAAGGAATTTGAGATTAACATAGCACTTGATCAGGCTAAGTTTATCAAGCAATCTATACTAGAAGTCAAGGAAACTTTAATCATATCTATAATACTTGTCATTTTAATAGTGTTCTTATTTTTTAGAGATTGGTTAATTGCGATCAGGCCATTAATAGATATTCCCGTTTCCTTAATTGGATCTTTTTTTATTATGTATTTGTGTGGGTTTACGATAAATGTACTCACGTTATTGGCAATTGTATTAGCTACAGGACTTGTAGTTGATGATGGTATTGTCGTAACAGAGAATATATTTAAAAAAATGGAAGCCGGCATGGGTAAGTATAAAGCTGCCCGGGAAGGTTCTCAGGAAATTTATTTTGCAGTGATCTCAACATCAATAACCTTAGCTGTTGTATTTCTTCCCATTATTTTTCTTGAAGGTTTCGTGGGCCGATTGTTCAGAGAATTTGGAATCGTTGTGGCTGGAGCAGTACTTATTTCTGCGTTTGTGTCGTTGACCTTGACTCCGATTCTCAATGTTAAATTCAGTCGAAAAGTTTTTTCCCATTCATGGTTTTACAGAAAGACAGAGCCCTTTTATATTTGGTTAGAAGAATCTTATCATGGTTCTTTAAGATTTTTTTTAAGGACTAAAATTTTAGCTTGGGTCGTTCTATTGGTTTGTTTTGGATCTATCTATTATTTTGGAAAAAATTTAAAATCAGAATTGGCTCCTCTGGAAGATCGAAGTCAATTCAGGTTATCCTTGACAGCACCAGAAGGAAGTTCCTACGAATATATGGATCAGTATATTGATAAGTTAAGTCAATTTTTATTAGAGTCCGTCCCGGAAAAAAACATTATACTTAGTGTTACCGCCCCTTCTTTTATTGGCTCAGGTGCTGTAAATACAGGATTTATTAGAGTTGTGTTGTGTGATCCAAATAAGCGTCAACGCAGTCAGGATCAAATTGTACAAGTGGTTAGTAAAAGTTTATCTAAATTCCCAGAAGGAAAAGCATTTCCAATTCAAGAACAAACCATTTCCGTAAATAGAAGAGGTGGACTTCCTGTTCAATTTGTAATACAACATGTAGATTTTAATAAGATCAAAGAAATCCTTCCAAAATTTATAGAAGAGGCTAATAAGAACCCGGTATTCCAACAAGTGGATGTAGATTTGAAATTCAATAAACCAGAATTACATGTTGAAATTGATCGTCCAAAAGCTGCTTCATTGGGAGTAAGTATTGAGGAAATTGGTCAAACTATTCAATTAGCGTATAGCAATCGACGTGTCGGTTATTTTACTAAAGATGGGAAACAATATCAGGTGATTGGTCAAATTGAAAAAAATGAGCGCGATGAACCTGCTGATCTCAAATTGTTATATGTCAAAAGTAAATCAGGACAATTAATCGCTTTAGATAATCTGGTAACGTTGAATGAAGCGACTTCAACACCAACTATTTATCATTTTAATCGATACAAATCGGCCACAATTTCTGCTGGGCTTGCATCAGGCAAATCTTTAGGTGAAGGAATAAAAGCTATGGAGGATATTGGCAAAAAATTATTAGATCCTAGTTTTTCCACGGCACTCTCAGGACCATCAAGAGATTTTAAAGAAAGTTCAAGTAATGTTGGATTCGCATTTATATTAGCATTAATATTAATTTTTTTAATCTTGGCTGCACAGTTTGAAAGTTTTAGTGATCCGATCATTATTATGATCACGGTTCCATTAGCTATGGCTGGAGCATTATTTTCTCTGTGGTTTTTTGATTTAACTATAAATATTTTTTCCCAGATTGGAATGATTATGCTAATAGGTTTGGTTACGAAAAACGGCATTTTGATTGTTGATTTTGCCAATAAAAAAAGAATGCTGGGAATAGAAAAAAATGTAGCCATATTAGAAGCCGCAACCCAACGAATGAGACCTATACTTATGACAAGTCTTGCTATGGCACTTGGAGCCTTGCCCTTAGCACTATCATTTGGTGCCGCATCGGCGAGTCGTGTACCATTAGGCGTAGTCATTATTGGTGGAATTATTTTTGCCCTATTATTGACACTTTTTATTGTTCCTGCCATGTATTTATTTCTTTCATCCAAAAAAGATCCAATAAATGAAGATCTTTAATTTAGTCGTGTATTTATTCTGTGGAATAAACTTAATGGGACAGTCTAATTTACTTAGTCTGGATCAAGCCATTATGGAGGGGGTCCAAAATAATCTTGGTATAAAAATGATCAAACAAGATGAAGAAATTGCTGAAATCAATAATCATTGGGTCAATGCAGGAGCTTATCCTGAGATCATAGCATCAATGAACCCATCCATTTCATCCAATAATTTAGACCAAAAATTATCGAATGGAACCAATATTCACTCCAATAATGTATTGTTCAAAAACAGTAATGCTGATTTAAAATTAAACTGGAATGTATTCAACGGATTCAAAGTATTTGCCACCAAAGAAAAACTAAAGCAATTACAAGACATTGGAAGTTTAAATGTAAAACAGTCAATCAATGAATTAATATATAATATAATATTGACCTATACTGATATTCTTAGATTGCAAGAACAAATTGGGGTTGTTAAAGAACAAATAAACATAGCAGATATTAGATTGGGTATACAACAAAAAAAATTTGATCTAGGTACGACGGGAAAACCAGAATTAATTGCTGCACAAATAGATCATAATGAATTGCTGAACCTACAATTGAATCTAACTCGTGATCAACAAAATAAAAAAAGTTTGTTGGAACATTTAATGGGCAGAACAGTGGAAGACAAAAGACAAATTCAAGATTCCATTCAATTAATTCCACTTGCTCCTTTGAATGATTATTTAATTCAATTATCAAATCAAAGTCCCGAACTATTAATGGCCTATAAAGACCTTGAAATTACAAAACTGAACAAGAAAGAAATTAATGCTTTAAAATATCCCAATGTCAATTTAATAGCCGCATATAATTTTAATAGAAGTCAAAATGAAGCAGGATTTAGCCTTTTGAATCAAAGTTATGGTCCCCAAGGGCTCATAAATATTTCAATACCTATATATAATGGTGGCTATATACGCAGACACTCCAGAGTTGCTGATCTTCAAATTAGGAAAAAAGAAATAAGCCTTGAAGAATTATTGGATAATTCAAGAATGATCCTCAGACAAAATTATCAGAGTTACCTTTCCTTAATTGAGCAAATTGAAATCACCAAGAAAAATTTAGCATTAGCTCAGGAGAACCTTAATATTGCGGTCCAAAAACTACAGTTTCAAAGTATTGGAATTGTTGAATTCAGACAAATACAATTCGACGTGATCGAAATAAATACAAAATTGTATGATTTAAAGTATGAAGCCAAAAGGCTCGCCAGTAATATTTATTTAATAACAGGATCATTTTAATATATGGAGTATATTATGATCAAATATTTTGTTTTAACTTTGTTCAACTATTAAAAAAATTCAAGCCATGACAGAAGAGAATCTAGACAAAATTAAGGATAGTGAAAACGTAGAAGAGACACCAAAACCTGTGACTAAAATCGTGCCTAAGGCTAAAAGTAGTAATTTAACCCATCCAGGTTTTAATCACAATAAAAACATTTCCAAATTCAAAGGACCAAATTTTTCACAGAAACGAGGTGGTGGAAATAAAAATATGGCCTCAGGAAAGAAGGGAAAATAGAAATTAAACTATTGGAATTTTAAAGGTTCGCTCTAATTTTGAATTGAACAATTGAGTCAATTTTATAATTGAAATAATTGATTTCATTTAAATGAATGGTGCTGAAGACTGAACATAAATGAATAATAATAACTCAATCTTGCAGGGTTCAAAGTAAAACTACACTTTATTTCATGAAATCTTGTTGCATAAACTGGATTAAATTGTCCTGTTTGATTAAAAATAACTCTTATACTGCATAATCTGGAGCACATTGACTCACAAAATACAGAGCAAAGAGACCCACTCATGTTGACTCAAGTTGCGCAACACTTTGATTTTAACAAGTGCTACATGTTCCCATTCTGCTCATTTTGAAATGTTAATACTAGGATGTTTTCGATTGGCAGCTATAGGAGCATAAAGAGTGGTTTTCAACTGATCTTCTATATTATTGGTCTTGCTTGTCTTATGGTTGTTGAAATGTGATAAAAACAACAGTCAATTTTCAAAGTGCATAATTCTGAACATATTGTCCCACCCCTATTTTGAATAATCAGAAATTTGAAAAAGTCAAATGAATGTAGGATTGAAAATCTACAAGAATATAGTCATCATCAGTTTGCTGATACCTATTCAAATATACAAAATATAAAAAAATTTGTATTCAATATTCACAACAAACTTGGAGAACAAATTATTGCAAATTATTCGTCGCAAACCTCAAATACATTTAGAATATCCTTTAAGTAAGAAACAATCTAATGAATATTATCGGAGCAAGTCGTGCATCTATAATGACTATAATTCCCAAAATTGATTTTGATGGATTAAGTGAATTTGCTTGATCAAAACAATTTAATTTATAACATTGATTGGTATAAACAGTAAAATAATTAGATA harbors:
- a CDS encoding efflux RND transporter permease subunit → MNISHFSLRRPVFAVVMNIVIVLFGIIGFRFLGVRDFPAIDPPTVSIKTNYPGANADIIESQISEPLEKAINGIAGIKNITSLSSQGSSSINVEFELNEDMESAANDVRDKVAQAIRNLPSDLDAPPVVSKADASSESILSMTVKSDTKNQLELTEFANNNLLEKLQTIPGVSSIMIWGEKKYAMRIWMDPVKLNAFGLTVQDIQEALIKENIEMPAGKISGNTSELSVRTFGRLQTEEDFNQLIIKNLGGSEIRIKDIGEAVLGPENEETVLKESGVPMIGMALSPQPGANYVAISDEFYKRYEQIKKDLPKEFEINIALDQAKFIKQSILEVKETLIISIILVILIVFLFFRDWLIAIRPLIDIPVSLIGSFFIMYLCGFTINVLTLLAIVLATGLVVDDGIVVTENIFKKMEAGMGKYKAAREGSQEIYFAVISTSITLAVVFLPIIFLEGFVGRLFREFGIVVAGAVLISAFVSLTLTPILNVKFSRKVFSHSWFYRKTEPFYIWLEESYHGSLRFFLRTKILAWVVLLVCFGSIYYFGKNLKSELAPLEDRSQFRLSLTAPEGSSYEYMDQYIDKLSQFLLESVPEKNIILSVTAPSFIGSGAVNTGFIRVVLCDPNKRQRSQDQIVQVVSKSLSKFPEGKAFPIQEQTISVNRRGGLPVQFVIQHVDFNKIKEILPKFIEEANKNPVFQQVDVDLKFNKPELHVEIDRPKAASLGVSIEEIGQTIQLAYSNRRVGYFTKDGKQYQVIGQIEKNERDEPADLKLLYVKSKSGQLIALDNLVTLNEATSTPTIYHFNRYKSATISAGLASGKSLGEGIKAMEDIGKKLLDPSFSTALSGPSRDFKESSSNVGFAFILALILIFLILAAQFESFSDPIIIMITVPLAMAGALFSLWFFDLTINIFSQIGMIMLIGLVTKNGILIVDFANKKRMLGIEKNVAILEAATQRMRPILMTSLAMALGALPLALSFGAASASRVPLGVVIIGGIIFALLLTLFIVPAMYLFLSSKKDPINEDL
- a CDS encoding cold shock domain-containing protein, which codes for MSKGIVKFFNDAKGFGFIKDSESSKEYFVHVNGIVDKIRENDEVTFDLEEGRKGLNAVNVRQA
- a CDS encoding isoleucine--tRNA ligase; translated protein: MYQVIKSLSLPDIDKEILSFWEDHKIFDKSVSNRQGAPTFVFYEGPPSANGKPGIHHVMGRAVKDIFCRYQTLIGKQVHRKGGWDTHGLPIELSVEKELGITKEDIGITISIEDYNAKCKATVMRYKNEWDDLTRKMGYWVDLDHPYMTFENEYIESVWYLLKEIFDKNLLYKGYTIQPYSPAAGTGLSSHEVNQPGCYREVKDLSAVALFQVDVSSYNEKQQLIFKHFPISIAAWTTTPWTLPSNTALAVGEKIKYCLVETWNPYTKDKNYIVMAQALVSKWFKPEHEYASNEELPEPIDKLIHYKILLDEITGIDLVGLKYEPLFNYARPSEGKSYEVISGDFVSTEDGTGIVHIAPSFGADDMRVAKKNGIGALTLVDKQGRFTDEVYDFAHEYVKEDYLSIEEKESEKIRLGLDRYLSVDERLIIKLKKEGKLLNAQKYSHNYPHCWRTDKPILYYPLDSWFINVTSKKDRLVELNKTINWKPESTGTGRFGNWLENLQDWNLSRSRFWGIPLPIWRNESGTVTKCIGSMAMLAEEINKANVKFNLKQTLPKDLHRPFIDEIVLVSDDGNEKLVRETDLIDVWFDSGAMPYAQIHYPFSGEKLEGKLFPADFIAEGVDQTRGWFYTLHAIAGLVFDSVAYKTVVSNGLVLDKNGEKMSKRKGNVVDPFETINTFGADAPRWYMVSNADPWENLKFDLDGIMEVRNKFFGTLFNTYNFFAIYANVDQFKMDHQSKVPIQERPELDQWIISKLQSLIKGYRKFMDDYEPTQATRLVEIFVGNDLSNWHVRLSRKRFWRTDSTIEKKAAFETLYECLYTVSQLIAPFAPFFGEWLYRGLTLQHEPSGQSNSNAISVHLTDLPVCNEGWIDLAMERRMELAQNISSLVLSLRKGQKIRVRQPLKQILIPIIADQMKLDIIKIEELIKAEVNIKEINFITNQDNIIVRKAKPNFRNLGKKLGKNMQAAITIIQDLEASQLDVLQTGHSIQIVVDGLSYEIGKDDVEIISEDIPGWLVGTSDHITVALDISITDALLAEGTARELINRIQNIRKLKDYQITDRIKVQLESHASILSALEAHKQLICTETLSKSIELVNSTFEEKMDLFEDCVLGYSIDLA
- a CDS encoding TolC family protein; its protein translation is MKIFNLVVYLFCGINLMGQSNLLSLDQAIMEGVQNNLGIKMIKQDEEIAEINNHWVNAGAYPEIIASMNPSISSNNLDQKLSNGTNIHSNNVLFKNSNADLKLNWNVFNGFKVFATKEKLKQLQDIGSLNVKQSINELIYNIILTYTDILRLQEQIGVVKEQINIADIRLGIQQKKFDLGTTGKPELIAAQIDHNELLNLQLNLTRDQQNKKSLLEHLMGRTVEDKRQIQDSIQLIPLAPLNDYLIQLSNQSPELLMAYKDLEITKLNKKEINALKYPNVNLIAAYNFNRSQNEAGFSLLNQSYGPQGLINISIPIYNGGYIRRHSRVADLQIRKKEISLEELLDNSRMILRQNYQSYLSLIEQIEITKKNLALAQENLNIAVQKLQFQSIGIVEFRQIQFDVIEINTKLYDLKYEAKRLASNIYLITGSF
- a CDS encoding efflux RND transporter periplasmic adaptor subunit yields the protein MNRYLSYILFLNLLCWVSCKESKTAEGPNSSTTAVRAMTADGYIVKESTLSESVSTPGNIIPFESTDIQSEVSGRITFLNIKEGATVPSGFLLASVNDEELQARLKKLKIQLQIAQNTEKRQSELLQIKGIGQQEYEMSLLELNNLKADIEIIASQIEKTKIKAPYAGRLGLRSISFGAYITPQTILTTISQVNQLKLEFLLNEKNINKIKIGDPIQFTCNGSNKIYKARIIAMETGIEINSRSLKVRALVDNNDGFIKPGNFANVLFEFDPNNKALMIPTQAVIPQARDKKVIVYKGGNVVFQKVILGMRDSSKIQIVSGLSVGDTILISGLLSIKPNSKVALNPLTE